TACGCAGCCAATCGCCTCGAGATGGCGCGCGGCCTGCCGGACGCCTTCACACGCATGGTCCCTTACCTTCAGAAACAGACCGAGAACGCGTTTGGCTTCCCTGGTATCTGGGTTCCCGAGACCTATTTGCCTTGGGGACACAGCCTCACGGTGAACATTGTGGAGGATGGCAAAACCGAGAACGGCGATTGGTACCGGCGGGACGTTCGCAAGATACCCTATGGGAAATTCACCTACTTCGCCACGCACGTTGGCCTGATATTCACGTCCGGCTTGGAGATTAGTCACCACTATCTGGAGTACTACCACTACTCCGGCGATGAGAGCTACCTGCGTGAGCAGGCGTACCCCTTTGTCCGGGGCGTCTGCGAATTCATTTCCAACCTCCTGCAGAAGGAGGAGGATGGGCGCTACCACCTCGATCCTGCAAACGCGCTGGAGACGTGGTGGCAGGTGCGCGACCCCGCAGATACTTTCGATGGCATTCGCGCCGTCTTTCCGGAGTTTATTCGCTTGTCCGAGCAGTACGGGGAAGATGCCGCGCTTCGCGCCAAGTGTCAGGAAGTGCTTACGGCGCTGCCCGACAACAGTCTCGGACGATGGTACGACGACGGGCGGACGGACCCCGAAGTTGACTCGTACGCGCCCGCCGCCGGCAAGCATGGCTTTCCCAATCGCATCAATTGTGAAAACCCGGCGCTCTATCGCGTCTATCCATTTGGGCTGAGCGGCATTGGCAGCCCTGACTATGACCGCTGTGTGCGCACCTTTGAATATCGGCAGTGTCCGTTGTGGTGGGGGTGGTCGATGGATGCTATTTGGGCGGCGCGGCTCGGCCTAAAGGACCAGGCGTGCATTCTGTTGGCGGAACACGCACGCCGTTTCAATACGTGGCCGTACGGTGGTTGGGAAGTGATTCATTGCCGTCCCGTTCCCCGCGACAACTCCTTTGCCCCGCCCTTTCTCGACGGCGGCGGTTGCTCCGCCACCGGACTCCAGGAGATTCTCATGCAGAGTCACGGCGGAATCATCCGAATTACACCGGCCCTTTCACCCTTGTGGAGCGGCGTATTCCAACTGCGTGCGCGGGACGGTTTCATGGTCGCTTCGGACGTCTGGAAAGGCGTTCCTCGCGTGGTCGAGGTCAGAAGTCTTTGGGGCAGGCGATGCCGGGTCGCCAATCCGTGGCCAGGTCCATGCCGCGTGCTTCACGGGAATCAAGTGCTTTTAAATTGTGATGAGCAGATCCTTGAGTTCGAGACCAGTGCCGACGAAGTTTACGTGATCGAGTCCGTGGAACATCCGGTGTCCGCATACACCGGGAAGCCGCTTGAAGAAAGGTTCTCCGAAGCCCGCGGCTATGCTGCTCAAGGGTTGCCCGGAAGACACGAATAGGCTGTATCGGACGCCTGAGGGGGTACCTCTTGGACAGTGGACAACCTGTGCGCTGATGCGTCGGGGCCTCTGGCACTTGGCCAGGGCGAGTACGGCGGCTCTGTCAGACCACGTGGCGAGCGGAAGTCGATGTCCTCCACCGTGGTGGTCAGGCGCAGATTGGCCCGCTTCAAGCGGGACGCGAGTCGGGCATTGTCGTGAGCGGTCATCTCGCTGTCCACGAGCAGCTCTCGCCATTCCTCGAAACTGAGTGTGGCGCACTCACTCAGGTCCAGTTACTCGCGCAGACCCCGAGCTATGCCATACAGGCGCAAGGCTTCCACCTTGTCCAGCGTGGGTTGGTTCAGCATGATTCGGCCTCCTTTTCGTAGTACTCGGCGCCGCGAGTGCTGTCGTGGTCGCGCGTGGGCGCAGGCGGGTCTTCTGGGGCAGCGGCCGCTTGTCTCCTGCGTTGTGGCGGGGTCTTGACCCA
Above is a window of Candidatus Hydrogenedentota bacterium DNA encoding:
- a CDS encoding ATP-binding protein — its product is MDLSECATLSFEEWRELLVDSEMTAHDNARLASRLKRANLRLTTTVEDIDFRSPRGLTEPPYSPWPSARGPDASAHRLSTVQEVPPQASDTAYSCLPGNP